A window from Mangifera indica cultivar Alphonso chromosome 2, CATAS_Mindica_2.1, whole genome shotgun sequence encodes these proteins:
- the LOC123205252 gene encoding serine/threonine-protein kinase EDR1-like: MKHIFKKLHIGSNHDPNRTNETLISTSCSNDQSRMSSSAAPPSPSTSSPLSSPVLVSNSSVTDYMLSEEEFQLQLAMAISVSNTEDFSEKDLIQATSMLSLNNNNNNRRGDIGSNKADVAAEVLSRQYWEYNVLDYEEKVVDGFYDVFGLSTGPATQGKIPSLAHLEASLGSSGFEVVIVNQKIDHALEELVQVAQCIALDLPATDVGLLVQRLADLVTGHMGGPVKDANVMLARWMERSTELRRSLQTSVLPIGSINIGLSRHRALLFKVLADSVKLPCRLVKGSHYTGVEDDAVNIIKLEDERECLVDLMAAPGILIPADILSAKDTAFKPYNPNISKIPVLLPSNDSGLAYSEPKPLLGEGSGQNSAGDSSSPMDRGSSSKKAESLPAFSAPSNETGASSSTVSNRVTPNQLDHLSSSAIGTSLYKGGRGSNAVGDGTRMNVNIVPYGQNGQEDSKNLFADLNPFHIKGTAKTSFRNKPVDSRVEEFQRQKNNPISGRPPVPMMRKNQHPYNEVPKRKDYNYKEGILPKINRDPNNYNLSSSVSTSSSTSEKIYPHGFNSSSDLNLYSNNSDASTALCVSGPLVASTPSQLNGPTLFEDMSTKSTEENPRNAEDMQRDVSNLFQEHENNEIGFHNRRMCTHDRFMGTNLKLKDLENPSSSLESRTNRVDQIFDDVDVSECEIQWEDLVLGERIGLGSYGEVYHADWKGTEVAVKKFLDQDFSGAALAEFKREVKIMLRLRHPNVVLFMGAVTRPPNLSIITEFLPRGSLFRILHRPQCQLDEKRRIKMALDVARGMNCLHTSMPTIVHRDLKSPNLLVDKNWNVKVCDFGLSRLKHNTFLSSKSTAGTPEWMAPEVLRNEPSNEKCDIYSFGVILWELATLRLPWSGMNPMQVVGAVGFQNRRLDIPKEVDPLVARIIWECWQTEPNLRPSFKQLTDALKPLQRLVIPAHMDQPSSPLPQEISVNSTP, from the exons ATGAAACACATTTTCAAGAAGCTGCATATAGGCAGCAACCACGATCCGAATCGAACGAACgaaaccctaatttcaacaTCGTGCTCTAATGATCAGAGCCGGATGTCATCAAGCGCGGCTCCACCAAGTCCGTCGACATCATCGCCGCTGTCTTCGCCAGTTCTGGTGTCGAATTCTAGTGTGACTGACTACATGTTATCAGAGGAGGAGTTTCAATTGCAGCTGGCCATGGCGATCAGCGTGTCAAACACTGAGGATTTTTCGGAGAAGGATCTGATTCAGGCGACGTCTATGTTgagtttgaataataataacaataatcgAAGGGGTGATATTGGAAGTAATAAGGCTGACGTGGCTGCGGAGGTTTTGTCAAGGCAGTATTgg GAGTACAATGTTCTTGACTATGAGGAGAAGGTGGTGGATGGGTTTTATGATGTATTTGGTCTCTCCACTGGTCCAGCAACACAAGGGAAAATACCATCTCTAGCACATCTTGAAGCAAGTCTTGGGAGTTCTGGATTTGAAGTTGTAATTGtcaatcaaaaaatcgatcaTGCCTTGGAAGAGTTAGTTCAAGTTGCACAATGTATTGCATTAGATTTGCCTGCAACTGATGTTGGTCTTCTGGTACAGAGACTTGCTGACCTTGTCACAGGGCATATGGGTGGGCCTGTAAAGGATGCTAATGTAATGTTGGCCAGGTGGATGGAAAGAAGCACAGAGTTGAGGAGATCTCTTCAAACAAGTGTATTGCCTATTGGCTCCATAAATATCGGCCTCTCTCGACACCGCGCTTTGCTATTTAAG GTGTTGGCTGACAGTGTCAAGTTACCTTGTAGACTTGTAAAAGGAAGTCATTACACTGGTGTAGAGGATGATGCTGTCAACATAATAAAGCTTGAGGATGAAAG GGAGTGTTTGGTTGATCTCATGGCAGCTCCTGGGATACTTATACCTGCTGATATTTTAAGTGCAAAGGATACTGCCTTTAAACCATACAACCCCAACATAAGTAAAATTCCTGTTCTGCTGCCCTCAAATGACTCTGGACTTGCCTACTCAGAGCCAAAGCCATTACTTGGCGAAGGCAGTGGCCAAAACTCTGCAGGGGACAGTAGTTCACCCATGGACAGAGGGTCCAGTTCTAAAAAGGCAGAATCCTTGCCTGCATTCTCTGCTCCCAGTAATGAAACTGGTGCTAGTTCTTCTACAGTATCTAATAGAGTGACTCCTAATCAATTGGATCATCTTTCCTCATCAGCCATAGGAActtccctatataaaggggGTCGTGGGTCCAATGCAGTTGGTGATGGGACAAGGATGAACGTCAACATTGTTCCATATGGTCAAAATGGTCAGGAGGACTCTAAAAACCTTTTTGCTGATCTTAACCCATTCCACATAAAAGGAACTGCAAAAACGTCCTTCCGAAACAAGCCTGTAGATAGTAGAGTTGAAGAGTTTCAGAGACAGAAAAATAACCCTATCTCTGGTCGACCCCCAGTACCAATGATGCGGAAGAATCAACATCCATACAATGAAGTACCTAAAAGAAAAGATTACAATTATAAGGAGGGCATCTTACCAAAAATTAACCGTGACCCAAATAATTATAATCTGTCATCATCAGTTTCCACCAGTTCAAGTACATCAGAAAAGATCTATCCACATGGTTTCAACTCCTCTAGTGATTTGAATTTGTACAGTAACAATAGTGATGCCAGCACTGCTTTGTGTGTTAGTGGCCCATTAGTGGCTTCTACCCCGAGCCAGTTAAATGGGCCAACTTTGTTTGAAGATATGAGCACTAAATCTACGGAAGAAAATCCTAGGAATGCAGAGGACATGCAAAGAGATGTATCAAACTTATTCCAAGAACatgaaaacaatgaaattgGTTTCCATAACCGTAGAATGTGCACACATGACAGGTTTATGGGGACCAATCTGAAACTGAAGGATTTAGAAAATCCAAGCTCATCTCTTGAATCCAGGACAAACAGGGTTGATCAGATATTTGACGATGTAGATGTTAGTGAATGTGAAATTCAATGGGAAGACTTGGTTCTTGGTGAAAGGATTGGACTAG GTTCATATGGAGAGGTCTACCATGCTGATTGGAAAGGCACG GAGGTTGCGGTGAAGAAGTTCTTGGACCAGGATTTCTCAGGCGCCGCTTTGGCAGAGTTTAAAAGAGAA GTGAAAATAATGCTTAGATTGCGTCATCCAAATGTGGTGCTTTTTATGGGCGCTGTTACTCGTCCCCCAAATCTCTCTATCATTACTGAATTTCTTCCAAG AGGAAGCTTATTTAGGATTCTACATCGTCCTCAATGTCAACTTGATGAAAAGCGTAGAATAAAGATGGCTCTTGATGTG GCAAGGGGTATGAACTGCTTACATACCAGCATGCCAACCATTGTTCATAGAGATTTGAAGTCACCAAATCTCTTGGTTGATAAAAACTGGAATGTCAAG GTTTGTGACTTTGGATTGTCACGCTTGAAGCACAACACCTTCTTGTCATCCAAGTCAACTGCAGGAACG CCGGAGTGGATGGCACCAGAAGTTCTTCGCAATGAGCCTTCTAATGAAAA GTGTGATATCTATAGTTTTGGGGTGATTCTGTGGGAGCTTGCAACTCTGAGATTGCCTTGGAGTGGAATGAACCCAATGCAAGTAGTGGGTGCAGTTGGTTTCCAGAACCGTCGCCTTGATATACCCAAGGA
- the LOC123203636 gene encoding pre-rRNA-processing protein TSR2 homolog: MAASNGPPPPLPEESVALFKEGISLIMSRWSALQMAVENEWGGRGSRAIADQLCSDVYSWFAQSKETLYVDDLENILDETMLSLNTMAEDGSIEEVAEKLFIMHEECLEGNYQSILDLRASSSQMAACSHVKQALNDEDDDSSDEGDDTADMMLDTPQSVAKPSSSNTPTGDTPLRETAAEDGWTVVSSRRGSKGKKN; encoded by the exons ATGGCAGCTAGCAATGGACCTCCACCGCCTCTACCGGAAGAATCGGTGGCCTTATTCAAGGAAGGGATATCTTTAATAATGTCCCGATGGTCGGCTCTTCAAATGGCCGTGGAGAACGAGTGGGGTGGTCGCGGCTCGCGTGCCATCGCCGACCAGCTTTGCTCAGATGTATACTCCTGGTTTGCTCAGTCGAAAG AGACACTATATGTTGATGACCTTGAGAACATCCTTGATGAAACTATGCTTTCGCTCAACACCATGGCTGAAGATGGCAGCATTGAGGAG GTGGCAGAAAAATTGTTTATCATGCATGAAGAATGCTTGGAGGGTAATTATCAGTCTATTCTAGATCTGAGAGCAAGTAGTTCTCAAATGGCAGCTTGTTCTCATGTCAAACAG GCTCTGAATGATGAGGACGATGATAGCTCTGATGAAGGTGATGATACGGCAGATATGATGTTGGATACACCACAATCTGTGGCAAAACCGAGTTCATCAAACACACCAACTGGTGATACACCATTGAGGGAGACAGCTGCAGAAGATGGATGGACAGTAGTTTCATCTAGACGGGGCAGCAAGGGCAAAAAGAATTAG
- the LOC123196422 gene encoding aldehyde oxidase GLOX produces the protein MLTNIIKLLFFSLLFFIFISPISPQFFPSISALQGQWTLLHESTGIVAMHMQLLHNNKVIIYDRTDFGPSNISLPGGLCRYDSREQALIHDCTAHSILYDAITNGLRPLMVQTDVWCSSGSVIPDGTLVQTGGFNDGDHVVRTISPCFDHENCDWLEFPEYLFRRRWYSSNHILPDGSLIIIGGRREYSYEFYPRNPQAPFLLRFLIETTDYAENNLYPFVHLLPDGNLFLFANTRSIVLDYKQNRVLREFPEITGGDPRNYPSTGSSVLLPLDDNHNGSNVEAEIMVCGGASKDSYRRAIRHDFVPAVSTCGRLKVSHESPTWEMEEMPTPRVMSDMLILPTGDVIIINGAERGTAGWNNARDPATRPIIYRPSVLESSLRFSIMSPAVRPRLYHSSAILLPDGRVLIGGSNPQIYYNFTNVLYPTDLSLEAFSPPYLSFAYSSLRPRILQVDQTVRHRQPFRVNFIVRNFLSGNVVSVRIIAPSFTTHSFAMNQRMVVMNKLGVSRVGFAMYYVDVVAPSTAEIAPPGYYLLFVVHAQIPSSGVWLKIE, from the coding sequence ATGCTCACCAATATCATCAAACTCCTCTTCTTTTCACTcttattcttcattttcatctcccCAATTTCACCCCAATTCTTCCCTTCAATCTCTGCCCTTCAAGGTCAATGGACACTCCTGCATGAAAGCACAGGCATTGTAGCAATGCACATGCAACTCCTCCATAACAACAAGGTGATCATCTATGATCGCACCGATTTCGGCCCCTCCAACATTTCTCTCCCTGGCGGCCTTTGCCGATACGACTCACGGGAACAAGCCCTTATACATGACTGCACTGCACACTCCATTCTCTATGATGCCATCACCAATGGCCTCCGCCCCCTTATGGTTCAAACGGACGTTTGGTGCTCCTCTGGCTCTGTTATACCTGATGGAACACTAGTCCAGACCGGAGGCTTCAATGATGGTGACCATGTTGTCCGTACAATCTCCCCATGTTTTGACCATGAAAATTGTGATTGGCTTGAATTTCCTGAATACTTATTTAGACGTAGATGGTATAGCAGTAACCATATCTTACCTGATGGTAGCTTAATCATTATTGGAGGGAGAAGAGAATACAGTTATGAGTTTTACCCCCGGAATCCTCAAGCTCCATTTCTTCTACGTTTCTTGATTGAGACTACAGATTATGCTGAGAACAATTTGTACCCTTTTGTCCACCTTTTACCAGACGGAAATTTGTTCCTTTTTGCAAATACAAGATCAATAGTGCTAGATTACAAGCAAAATCGTGTGCTTAGAGAGTTCCCGGAGATCACTGGAGGTGATCCCCGTAATTATCCAAGCACAGGATCATCCGTGTTGCTTCCTTTAGATGATAATCACAACGGCAGCAATGTTGAAGCAGAGATCATGGTGTGCGGTGGCGCATCAAAGGATTCTTATAGACGAGCAATACGACATGACTTTGTACCTGCAGTTTCCACTTGTGGGAGGCTTAAGGTTTCCCATGAAAGCCCTACTTGGGAAATGGAAGAAATGCCAACGCCGAGAGTTATGAGTGACATGTTGATTCTCCCCACCGGTGATGTGATTATAATCAACGGCGCCGAACGAGGTACTGCTGGATGGAACAATGCACGGGACCCAGCAACCCGGCCGATCATCTACCGTCCATCAGTGCTTGAAAGTAGCTTGAGATTCTCAATCATGTCACCGGCCGTGCGGCCGAGATTGTACCATTCCTCAGCTATTCTCCTCCCTGATGGCCGTGTTTTAATAGGCGGCAGCAATCCACAAATCTATTACAACTTCACCAATGTACTTTACCCAACCGACTTAAGCTTAGAGGCTTTCTCTCCGCCGTATTTATCATTTGCATACTCGTCGTTGCGGCCGAGAATCTTGCAGGTGGATCAAACAGTGAGGCACAGGCAGCCATTTAGAGTGAACTTCATCGTCCGGAATTTCTTGTCAGGGAATGTTGTATCAGTGAGGATCATTGCACCATCGTTTACAACGCATTCTTTTGCAATGAATCAGAGGATGGTGGTGATGAATAAGCTCGGTGTTTCACGGGTCGGGTTTGCTATGTATTATGTTGACGTTGTGGCCCCGTCGACGGCTGAGATTGCTCCTCCGGGGTACTATTTGTTGTTTGTGGTGCATGCCCAAATTCCCAGCTCCGGCGTGTGGTTGAAGATAGAGTGA